The Myxococcus virescens DNA window TCCCTCGGCCGTGCCCGCTGCTGGCGCGCCGGCTCCGGCATCACAGCCCGCGGCGCCCGTCACGCTGACGCCCGTCTCCGGCGCCGCGCCCGCGGCGAATCCCGCGGACGACCTCTTCGGCGACTTCGGTGCGCCGCCGCCCGCCGCGCCCGCGCCTGGCGCTGCTCCGGCTCCCAAGCCCGCCCGGGGAGAGGGCCGCTCGGGCTCGGACCTGTTCGGCGACTTCGGGGCGATGCCCCCGCATGCTCCCGCGTCCGCGCCGCCCGTGGACCCCTTCGCGAGCGTGGGGACGCCGGCTTCGGGAGGCAGTGGGGCCGGTGCGGAGGACCCGCTGCTCGACTTCCTGGGACCGCCGCCCTCCGCGCCGCAGGGGCTGGAGTCCCAGCCTTCGCGCCCGGCGAAGCCCGCCGCTGCGAAGCCCGCGACCTCCGGCTGCCGCGTCTGCCAGAAGCCGCTGACGGATTCCTTCGACCAGGCGCTCGGCATCTGTGATGACTGCCGCCAGCCTGGTTCCGCCCAGGCGCCGGCCGCCGCGAGCCGTCCGGCCGCTCCGGCGGGGAACTCGGACTTCCTGCCTCCCATGGCGGACCTGGGCGGGGGCTCGGCATCGGCGGCGCAAGCCTCGGAGCCAGCGCCCGGTGCCGAGTCCCGCAGTGGCGCGCGCGTGCCCATCAGCACCGACATCATTCCGGACATGGGGCCGGAGCCTCGCAGTGGCCTCCGCGGCTCCTCGCCGCAGCTGGGAGCGGAGCCTCGCAGCGGCTCGCGCTCCGCGCCGGTGCTCGTCACGGATGGGCGCTCCCGTGGAGGCAAGGGCGGACTGGTGGCGGGCCTCGTGGGGCTCGTCGTCGTGGGCGGAGGCGTGGGCGGTTATTTCCTGTACCAACAGCAGCAGCAGGCGTCGCGCCTCCAGGCCGGTCCTCCGCCCGTGGCCGCCATCCCGGAAGCGGTGCAGGCGGTGCTGCCTCGCTGGAAGTTGAAGTACCTGGAGATTCCGGGCACCAGCGCGGAACGGCTCGCGCAGGGGCAGCAGCAGCTCGCCCGTGACGAGCGCTTTGCGTACGCGGAGGCGGAGGAGTCCTTCCAGCAGGCGCTGGTGTTGGATCCGACCAGCGACGCCGCCATCGCGGGCTACGTCCAGGCGCTGGCGCTGGGACGCGGCGCGCGCATGGACGACGCGACGTTCCAGGAGGCCCGGGCGCTGCTGTCGGCGGCGGAGTCGCGGTCCGGCCGCACGGCGCCGTTGCTGCTGGCGCACGCGAACCTCTTGCTGGCCCGCTCCGGTCAGCCCGAGCAGGCACGCCCGCTCGCGGAGGAGTTGCTGGCCCGCGCGGAGCTCCCCGACGCGCAGAAGGCCGAAGCGCACCTGGTGCTGGGCCGCACGTGGCTGTCGTCGTCCCGCGAGCTGGCTCGCAGCCACTTCGACTCCGCGCAGAAGCTGTCGCCGGACATCAAGCGGCTGCACTACTACCGCGCGCTCGCGCATGTGTCGGGCGGTGAGTACTCCGCCGCGCTGGACACGCTGCGCAAGCGGCTGGAGACGAGCCCGAAGGACTGGGAGAGCCTGGCGCTCACCGCCCGCATCTACCAGGAGGTGGGTGAGCCCGCGGAGGCGCGCAAGTTGTACGAGGCCCGGGTGAAGGCGGAGCCCGGCGAACTGCGCGCGCTGTTGCCGCTGGCGATGCTGCGCTACCAGGCGGAAGGCAACGCCGCGGGCGCGGTGCGGGACTTGCGCGCGCTGATGAAGAGCCGGGCGCGCTACGACGGGCCCGAGGTGGCCGAGGTGCTGGTGCACCTGGCGGCCGCGGAGCGCACCGCGGGCAGTCAGGACGCGGCGGTGAAGTCGGCGGAAGAGGCCCTGCAGCTCGTGAAGGGACTGCCGGAGGCGCACCTCCAGCTCTTCCTGGTGGCCCTGGGCCGCCGCGATGCGGAGATGGCACGGACCCATCTGCCGGGCTTCCGCGGGCAACTGGAGGACGGCGCGCTGGAGAAGGTGCTCGAAGGCCGGCTGCTGCTCCTGGAGAAGAAGCCGCTGGAGGCGCTGGAGGCATTCCAGGCGGCGGTGAAGCTGGACGCGCGGCGGCTGGACGCGCAGCTGCTGGCGGGCGTCGCCGCGGCGAGCGCGAAGCGACGCGACGATGCCTTCCGCGCGCTGCACCAGGCGCTGCAATCGGATCCGCTCCGGCTGGAGCCGCGGCCCGCGACGTCCGCCTACTGGCTGCGCCCGCGCGAGACGGTGGAGGGCGTGGAGGGGGCCATCCTCGCGCTGTCCGAGGGACCGGAGGATCCGTCCCCACTGTTGTACGAGGGCCTGCTGCGTTTCCACCAGCACCAGTTCGACGCGGCCGAGCGTCACCTGCGCAGTGTGTTGGAGGTGGACGCGAACAACGCGGGGGCCCTGGCCTACCGCTCGCTCATCGCGCTACAGCGAGGTGCTATTGCGGACGCCCGGCGCCTGGGCGAACGCTCCGCGGCGGCGGGGCGGCAGATGCCGGTGTCGCATCTGGCGCACGGCCTGGCGTTGGCGGAGGCCCGGCAGGTGGAGCCGGCCAAGCGCGCGCTGCGGGACGCGCTGGCCCTGGCGCCCACGCTGCTATCGGCGCAGGCGCGACTGGCGCAGTTGGAGTCGGCCCGGGGCAAGGACGTGGCGCGAGACACCCTGGTGAAGGTGGTGGGGTTGGATCCGGCATACCTCCCCGCGAAGCGGATGCTCTACCTGTTGGAACGGTGAGGTGGATGTGAAGGTCCTGCTGCTCGGTTCCGGTGGCCGTGAGCACGCGCTCGCGTGGAAGCTGTCGCAGAGCCCCTTGTTGACCCAGCTCTTGTGCGGTCCGGGCAATCCGGGCACGGCGAAGCTGGGCACCAACGTGGCCCTGCGCGCGGAGGCTCCGGAGGAAGTCGCCGCGTTCGCGAAGCGCGAGGCGGTGGACCTGGTGGTGGTGGGGCCAGAGGCGCCGCTGGTCGCGGGGGTCGCTGACGCGCTGGCCGACGCGGGCATCGCCTGCTTCGGGCCCGTGGCGGCGGGCGCGCGCATCGAAGGGTCCAAGGCCTTCGCGAAGGAAATCATGGCCGAGGCCGGTGTGCCCACCGCCGCCTTCCAGACCTTCACCGACATGGCGGCGGCGGAAGCCTACGCGGTGGCGCAGGGCCGCATCGTCGTCAAGGCGGATGGCCTGGCGGCGGGCAAGGGCGTCATCGTCGCCCACGACGTGGAGGCCGCGCGCGCGGCGGTGCGCGCCGTGGGGGCCATGGGCGTGGCGGGCCAGACGATGGTCCTGGAGGAGCTGCTGGAGGGAGAAGAGGTGTCCGCGATGGCGCTGTGTGACGGCGAGCGCTACGCCATGCTTCCCTTGTCCCAGGACCACAAGCGCGTGGGCGAAGGTGACACCGGGCCGAACACCGGTGGCATGGGCGCGTACAGCCCCGCGCCTTTCCTGTCCGCCGCGCAGCTCGCCGAGGTGGGCGAGCGCGTGGTCGCCCCGACGCTGGCCGTGTTGCGCCGGCGCGGAATTCCCTTCCGGGGCGTGCTGTATGCGGGGCTGATGCTCACGCGCGGCGGCCCGAAGGTGCTGGAGTTCAACGCGCGCTTCGGTGACCCGGAGACGCAGGTGTTGATGATGCAACTGGGGGAGGACCTGCTGCCGTTGCTGGACGCGTGTGCCCGAGGCGCGCTCGCGCCGCGGACGCTGGTGTCCGCGCCTGGTGCCTCGGTGGGCGTGGTGCTGGCGGCGCGGGGCTATCCGGACGCGCCGGAGAAGGGCCAGCGGATTGAAGGGCTGGACGCGGTGCCACCCGACGCCACGGTGTTCCTGGCGGGCACGGAGGCGCGCGACGGCGGCATTGTGACGGCCGGAGGCCGGGTGCTGACGGTGTGCGCGCGGGGCGAGGACCTGGCGCAGGCGCGTGAGCGGGCCTACGCGGCGGTGGCGGCCGTGCGCTTCGAGGGCATGCACTTCCGCCGGGACATCGGCGCGCGAGGGATGAAGGCCGCCCCGTGAACCGCCTTTCGCGCTACCTGCTCGGGGAGCTGCTGGTCCCGCTCGGCGTGTGGGTGGCGTTCATGTTCCTGCTGCTCTTCGTCATGCAGTTCCTGCGGGGCACCGACGTGCTGCTGGGCTCGTCGGTGACGCTGGTGGACATGGCGCGGCTGCTGGCGTACCTGGCGCCGCACTTCCTGATGATGGCGCTGCCCATCGCCTTCCTGCTGGCCATCCTCCTGGGGCTGGGGCGGCTGGGCGAGGACCGGGAACTGGTCGCGCTCCAGGCGCTGGGCATCGGGCCGGTGCGCCTGCTGGCCGCGCCAATGGGCATCGCGGTGGCGCTCAGCGTGCTGATGCTGGTCATCACCTCCACGGCGCAGCCCTGGGGCCTGTCGGGCTTGAAGGTGCTGGTGAGCGAGGTCATCCGGAAGAACGCCGTGGGCGACGTGAAGTCCGGCGTCTTCTACGAGGACCTCAGCAACTTGACGCTGTACGCGGAGCAGGTGTCCGCGGACGGGAAGTGGACCAACGTGCTCCTGCATGACGACCGGGAGGCGAATTCGCCGCTGCTGGTGCTGGCGCAGCGGGGGCAGGTGGGCACGTCCACCAGCGGCGAGGTGCTGCGCTTCGCGCTGGAGGCGGGGGAGGTGCACCGCTCCGCGGGCCGCGAGACGGAGGAGTACAGCATCATCCGGTTCGACCAGGCCGAAATCAGCGTGGGTGTGGGTGCTTCCATGGGCAAGCGCAGCCGCTTCTCCTTCTCCCGCGAGGAGCTGACGCCCGGCGAACTGATGGAGGCGGCGCGCGAGGCGGAAGCGCAGGGCGAGGATGCGCGCATGTACCGGATGGCGCTGCACAGCCGGCTCGGGAACGCGCTGGCGCCCATCGCCTTCGCGCTGCTGGGCACGCCGCTGGCCATGGGCCGGCGCCAGTCGGGCCGGGCGTGGGGCTACCTGCTGACGCTGGGGGGCTACGTCCTCTACTACCTGCTGAGCCGCGTCTTCGAGCAGATGGGGCAGAAGGGCCAGATGCCCGTGGGGCTGGCGGGGCAGATGGCCAACCTGGTGTTCGTCGCGGTGGGGCTGGTGGCCCTGTACCGGGTGAGCCGCTCGGGGACGGTCAAGTGAGGGGGACGCTCTTCATCTACGTGCTGCGCACGTACCTGCGCTTCGCCCTGGGCATCCTCGGGGGCCTGGTGCTGGTGTTCGTGGTGGTGGACTTCGTGGACCGCGCGAAGCTGTATACGGGCCCGGGCTGGGTGTGGGACGCGGCGGAGCTCTACTTCTACAAGGCGATGATGTCGGTGCAGCAACTGGGGCCGGCGGCGCTGCTGCTGGCGGCGGGCACCACGGTGTCCGCGCTGCGCAAGCAGGGCGAGGTGACGGCCATCCGGGCGCTGACCTTCGGCCCGTCCGCGCTGTACCTGCCCATCCTCGTGGCGTCGTTCGCGGCCTGCGTGGGCCTGGTGGCCTTCGACGAGCGGGTGGCGACGTACTCCGGCCGGCGCGTGGACGAAATCACCACCCAGCGCTTCAACAAGTGGGGCGACTGGCGCTTCTACTACACGCCGAAGCAGTGGTTCCGGCGTGGGGACAACATCTTCTTCCTCCGGGGCGGCAGCGCGCAGGAGGGCTTCCAGGACGTGTCCGTCTTCACGGTGACGGAGTCCTTCGACCTCCAGCGGCGCCTGGACGCATCCGGCATGTTCCCGGTGGAGGGCATGCGCTGGCGCCTGACGGACGTGGTGGAGCGCACCTTCGACGGCGAGGGGAAGACGTCCGTACGGCAGCTCCCGGAAGCGGAGTACGACCTGGGCGTGGCCGTCACCGCGTTCCGCATCCGGCCGGGGCGTCCGGAGCAGATGCGGGCGTCCGAGCTGCGCGAGCAGATTGCCGCGCGCCGCGACGTGGGCCTGGCGACGAAGCAGTTCGAGCTGGCGTTGCACAACCGCTTCGCCTACCCGATGGCGGCGTTCCCCGCGGCGCTGCTGGGGGTGGGGCTGGCCCTGCGCGCCAACCGGCGAGGGCACCTCACGGCCGCCATCATCGAGGGTCTGCTGACGGCGGTGGCGATGTGGGGCTTGATGATGGTGTGCCGGACCCTGGTGCTCACGGAGCGGCTGTCTCCTGTCGTCGCCGCGTGGACGCCCACCGTGCTGCTGGGCCTCATCGCGGGCGCTGTGTGGTTGCAGCGTGAGGGCCGGTTGCACCTGCCGCGGCGCTCGCTGCTGGTGAGATAGCGTGTCCGCGCTCATGGGAACCGCGTCCGAGCTTCCGCTGGACCTGCGCTGGCGCCGCGCCATCAACGCCGTGCTCGTGCTGTGGACCGTGGGCCTGGTGCTGGCGGAGGTCGTCCTCCAGGTGGCGACGGGCGCGGCGGTGTTGCTGTCGTTGATCCTGCTGGTGCGAGGGCGGCTCCACCTGGCGCCGGACGTGCGCGCCTACGTCGGGGCCAGTGGGGTGCTGTGCCTGTGGCAGGCGGCGTCGCCCGCGGTGGCGCTGCTGACGGGCGCGGCGGAGTCGTGGCCGCGTGGCGCGCGGTACGGCCAGGTGCTGGACTCGGTGGCGGGCGCCGCGGCCGCGTGCATTGGCGCCATGGGCGTGCCGTGGCTGCTGCTGGCGGGCGTCCTCGCGGGAGGGTGGCTGCTGGCCGCGCTGTTGGGCATGTTCCAGAACCGGGTGCGCTGGTCCGTGGAGCTGCCCTCCTTCCTCAAGCTCAACCTGGGGCGACTGCACGAGAACTTCGGCACCGAGGAGTCTCCGCGCTACGCGGCGGGTGGCTTCTTCTCCCACCGGCTTCGCTTCGCGCACGGCGCCATCGCGGCGCTCGGTCCCGCGCTGTCGGTGCTGGGCAGCGCGGACCAGGCGCGGCGGCGCATCCTGGCGGGGGCGGTGGTGATGGGGATGCTCATCTCCATCTACAACGCCTTCGCGCGAGCGGCGCTGGGCGCGGCGTTGCTCGTGAGCGTGGTGGCGTTGCTGCTGCTGGTCCAGGGCTCCGCGCGGAAGATGGGGTTGGCGCTCCTGTTCGCGCTGGTGGCCGTCGTCTCCATGAGCCCGGCCTGGCGCACGCGGCTGGAGAAGGCGCTGGGCAACATCTACGGCGGAGAGCGCGAGCACGCCATGGCCGTGGGCTGGAGCCTGGTGCGTGAACACCCGCTGACGGGGGTGGGCTTCGGCAACCACAAGCCGGCGGCCCTGGCCACGCAGGACGAGACGGGCATCACCGACCTGCTGGCCACCGATTCGCACAACCTCTGGCTGACGGTGTGGGCGGAGACGGGCCTCGTGGGGCTGCTGCTGATGCTGGCGATGCACGGCCTGCTGGGGCGCGCCCTCATCCGGCGCTACCGCGAGGGCTCCATCGCGGCCACGGGCGCGCTGCTGTCCTGGGTGGGCTTCCACATCCTCGCGCTGGTGCACTACCTGCCGTTCCACTCCAGCGTGTACCTGTCCTTCTCGCTCATCTGGGGGCTGGGGCTGTGCGAGGGCAGTGAACGCCTGCGCGGCCGGGAGGCCCGTCAGGGGCTCCTGGAGATGGAAGGCGCGTCCAGGCCCACGCCCTAGCGGCGAGGCGTCCCGCGCGAGCCTCCAGGCGCCGGGGACTCCAGCACGCGGCGGTAGACGGCCAGGGTGCGCCGGGCACAGTCGTCCCAGGTGAAGCGCGCCACGCGCTCCCGGCCCAGCTCCACCAGCTCCCGGCGCAGCGCGTCGTCGCGAAGCACGCGCAGCGTCGCTTCACGCCACGCCACCGCGTCGTCCGGGGAGAGCCTCAACGCCGCGTTGCCCACGACCTCGGGCAGGGCCGTCGTATCCGACGCCAGCACCGGGCAGCCCGCGCCCATGGCCTCCAGGGCCGGCAGCCCGAAGCCTTCGTAGCGAGAGGGCAGCAGCAGCGCCGCCGCCGCGCCGTAGAACAGCGGCATCTGGTCCTCGGGCAGCTCCTCCAAATCGACCACGTTCTCGTGGAGCCCCAGCTCGTGCGCCACCGCGCCCTTGCCCGCTAGCAGCACGACGGGCACCGGCAGCTCCCCGGCGAAATCCTTCAGCAGCGCCAGGTTCTTGAAGCGCTTGGCGTTGCCCACCGCCGCCACGTAGCGCGCTGGCAGCTCGTACCGTTCGCGGAACGCGGCGGCCTCGGCCTGGGTCGACGGCTGGAAGTTGGCATCCACCCCGTTGTGAATCACCTGGAGGCGGTAGGGCGACAGCTTGAGGTGCTTCGCGAGCTCGTCGCGCGAGAACTCGGACACCGTCACCAGCGCGGTGGCCCGCTTCGCGCGAGGGCCCACCACCACGCGGTAGTAGATGGACTGGGCGGGCGTGTACTGGTCCGCCAGCGCCAGGTGATTGGCGTCGTGGAGCGTGGCCACCAGCCGCCCGTTCCAGAAGAGGGGCAGCGAGAAGGAGGTGGCGTGGAACGCATCCGGCGCCAGCTTCACCAGGTCCGCCGCCAGCGCCGGCTGCTCGAGGGGCGACAGAAACCCGGCCAGCGCGCGGTGCAGCGGCATGCGCGGCGTCAGCTCACCCAGGTCGGGCGCGAGCCCTTCGGGGGGCACCAACGCGGAGAAGTGCAGGTCGGGCGCGAGCACGGGCATCCGCCGCGCCAGCTCCAGGGCGTAACGGGCAATCCCATGCAGCCGGCCGCGCACCATGCGCAGGTCGAGGAGGACGTGGGCCACGGCCCCCGCGTACCACACGCGCGGCCTCCATGGGGGGCGGGCGGGCACGCGGGGCCTCATCGACGCTTGCCGCGCCGCGCGCACCCAGTGCTAGAAGCCGTGCCGTGAAGGTTGCCCTGGTCCACGATTGGCTCGTTACCCACCGAGGGGGTGAGCGCGTCCTTGATGCCCTCTGCGAAGTCCTGCCGGACGCGGACATCTATACGCTCATCCACAAGCCGGGCTCCCAGTCGCCGGCCATCGAGTCCCGCCGCATCTTCACGTCCTTCCTTCAGCACATCCCCGGCATCCACGCGCGCTACCGGCACTTCCTGCCGCTGATGCCGAAGGCCATCGAGTCCCTCCAACTCCAGGGGAAGTACGACCTGGTCCTCTCCTCCAGCCACTGCGTGGC harbors:
- a CDS encoding LptF/LptG family permease, whose translation is MRGTLFIYVLRTYLRFALGILGGLVLVFVVVDFVDRAKLYTGPGWVWDAAELYFYKAMMSVQQLGPAALLLAAGTTVSALRKQGEVTAIRALTFGPSALYLPILVASFAACVGLVAFDERVATYSGRRVDEITTQRFNKWGDWRFYYTPKQWFRRGDNIFFLRGGSAQEGFQDVSVFTVTESFDLQRRLDASGMFPVEGMRWRLTDVVERTFDGEGKTSVRQLPEAEYDLGVAVTAFRIRPGRPEQMRASELREQIAARRDVGLATKQFELALHNRFAYPMAAFPAALLGVGLALRANRRGHLTAAIIEGLLTAVAMWGLMMVCRTLVLTERLSPVVAAWTPTVLLGLIAGAVWLQREGRLHLPRRSLLVR
- a CDS encoding LptF/LptG family permease is translated as MNRLSRYLLGELLVPLGVWVAFMFLLLFVMQFLRGTDVLLGSSVTLVDMARLLAYLAPHFLMMALPIAFLLAILLGLGRLGEDRELVALQALGIGPVRLLAAPMGIAVALSVLMLVITSTAQPWGLSGLKVLVSEVIRKNAVGDVKSGVFYEDLSNLTLYAEQVSADGKWTNVLLHDDREANSPLLVLAQRGQVGTSTSGEVLRFALEAGEVHRSAGRETEEYSIIRFDQAEISVGVGASMGKRSRFSFSREELTPGELMEAAREAEAQGEDARMYRMALHSRLGNALAPIAFALLGTPLAMGRRQSGRAWGYLLTLGGYVLYYLLSRVFEQMGQKGQMPVGLAGQMANLVFVAVGLVALYRVSRSGTVK
- a CDS encoding glycosyltransferase family 4 protein, which encodes MWYAGAVAHVLLDLRMVRGRLHGIARYALELARRMPVLAPDLHFSALVPPEGLAPDLGELTPRMPLHRALAGFLSPLEQPALAADLVKLAPDAFHATSFSLPLFWNGRLVATLHDANHLALADQYTPAQSIYYRVVVGPRAKRATALVTVSEFSRDELAKHLKLSPYRLQVIHNGVDANFQPSTQAEAAAFRERYELPARYVAAVGNAKRFKNLALLKDFAGELPVPVVLLAGKGAVAHELGLHENVVDLEELPEDQMPLFYGAAAALLLPSRYEGFGLPALEAMGAGCPVLASDTTALPEVVGNAALRLSPDDAVAWREATLRVLRDDALRRELVELGRERVARFTWDDCARRTLAVYRRVLESPAPGGSRGTPRR
- a CDS encoding tetratricopeptide repeat protein — translated: MRIVCQKCAAAYAIDDKLITAKGVRAQCPRCRNLQLVRRDPSAVPAAGAPAPASQPAAPVTLTPVSGAAPAANPADDLFGDFGAPPPAAPAPGAAPAPKPARGEGRSGSDLFGDFGAMPPHAPASAPPVDPFASVGTPASGGSGAGAEDPLLDFLGPPPSAPQGLESQPSRPAKPAAAKPATSGCRVCQKPLTDSFDQALGICDDCRQPGSAQAPAAASRPAAPAGNSDFLPPMADLGGGSASAAQASEPAPGAESRSGARVPISTDIIPDMGPEPRSGLRGSSPQLGAEPRSGSRSAPVLVTDGRSRGGKGGLVAGLVGLVVVGGGVGGYFLYQQQQQASRLQAGPPPVAAIPEAVQAVLPRWKLKYLEIPGTSAERLAQGQQQLARDERFAYAEAEESFQQALVLDPTSDAAIAGYVQALALGRGARMDDATFQEARALLSAAESRSGRTAPLLLAHANLLLARSGQPEQARPLAEELLARAELPDAQKAEAHLVLGRTWLSSSRELARSHFDSAQKLSPDIKRLHYYRALAHVSGGEYSAALDTLRKRLETSPKDWESLALTARIYQEVGEPAEARKLYEARVKAEPGELRALLPLAMLRYQAEGNAAGAVRDLRALMKSRARYDGPEVAEVLVHLAAAERTAGSQDAAVKSAEEALQLVKGLPEAHLQLFLVALGRRDAEMARTHLPGFRGQLEDGALEKVLEGRLLLLEKKPLEALEAFQAAVKLDARRLDAQLLAGVAAASAKRRDDAFRALHQALQSDPLRLEPRPATSAYWLRPRETVEGVEGAILALSEGPEDPSPLLYEGLLRFHQHQFDAAERHLRSVLEVDANNAGALAYRSLIALQRGAIADARRLGERSAAAGRQMPVSHLAHGLALAEARQVEPAKRALRDALALAPTLLSAQARLAQLESARGKDVARDTLVKVVGLDPAYLPAKRMLYLLER
- the waaL gene encoding O-antigen ligase WaaL is translated as MSALMGTASELPLDLRWRRAINAVLVLWTVGLVLAEVVLQVATGAAVLLSLILLVRGRLHLAPDVRAYVGASGVLCLWQAASPAVALLTGAAESWPRGARYGQVLDSVAGAAAACIGAMGVPWLLLAGVLAGGWLLAALLGMFQNRVRWSVELPSFLKLNLGRLHENFGTEESPRYAAGGFFSHRLRFAHGAIAALGPALSVLGSADQARRRILAGAVVMGMLISIYNAFARAALGAALLVSVVALLLLVQGSARKMGLALLFALVAVVSMSPAWRTRLEKALGNIYGGEREHAMAVGWSLVREHPLTGVGFGNHKPAALATQDETGITDLLATDSHNLWLTVWAETGLVGLLLMLAMHGLLGRALIRRYREGSIAATGALLSWVGFHILALVHYLPFHSSVYLSFSLIWGLGLCEGSERLRGREARQGLLEMEGASRPTP
- the purD gene encoding phosphoribosylamine--glycine ligase, which codes for MDVKVLLLGSGGREHALAWKLSQSPLLTQLLCGPGNPGTAKLGTNVALRAEAPEEVAAFAKREAVDLVVVGPEAPLVAGVADALADAGIACFGPVAAGARIEGSKAFAKEIMAEAGVPTAAFQTFTDMAAAEAYAVAQGRIVVKADGLAAGKGVIVAHDVEAARAAVRAVGAMGVAGQTMVLEELLEGEEVSAMALCDGERYAMLPLSQDHKRVGEGDTGPNTGGMGAYSPAPFLSAAQLAEVGERVVAPTLAVLRRRGIPFRGVLYAGLMLTRGGPKVLEFNARFGDPETQVLMMQLGEDLLPLLDACARGALAPRTLVSAPGASVGVVLAARGYPDAPEKGQRIEGLDAVPPDATVFLAGTEARDGGIVTAGGRVLTVCARGEDLAQARERAYAAVAAVRFEGMHFRRDIGARGMKAAP